The proteins below come from a single Lonchura striata isolate bLonStr1 unplaced genomic scaffold, bLonStr1.mat Scaffold_90, whole genome shotgun sequence genomic window:
- the LOC144248787 gene encoding olfactory receptor 14A16-like — protein MSNSSSISHFLLLALADTRQLQLLHFCLFLGISLAALLGNGLIISAVACGHHLHTPMFFFLLNLALSDLGSICTTVPKAMHNSLWDTRTISYTGCAAQLFFFAFFISGEFSLLTIMCYDRYVSICKPLHYGTLLGSRACAHMAAAAWASGFLNALMHTANTFSLPLCHGNALGQFFCEIPQILKISCSHSKLRELGLIVPSALLYFGCFVFIVFSYVQIFRAVLRILSDQGQHKAFSTCLPHLAVVSLFVSSGTFAYLKPTSMSSPSLDLSVSVLYSVVPPALNPLIYSLRNQELKGAVWRLMTGCFQEH, from the coding sequence atgtccaacagcagctccatcagccacttcctcctgctggcactggcagacacgcggcagctgcagctcctgcacttctgcctcttcctgggcatctccctggctgccctcctgggcaacggcctcatcatcagcgccgtagcctgcggccaccacctgcacacgcccatgttcttcttcctgctcaacctggccctcagcgacctgggctccatctgcaccactgtccccaaagccatgcacaattccctctgggacaccagaaccatctcctacacaggatgtgctgcccaactatttttttttgccttcttcatTTCAGGAGAGTtttccctcctgaccatcatgtgctacgaccgctacgtgtccatctgcaaacccctgcactacgggaccctcctgggcagcagagcttgtgcccacatggcagcagctgcctgggccagtggctttctcaatgctctcatgcacacagccaatacattttcccttcccctgtgccatggcaatgccctgggccagttcttctgtgaaatcccacaaaTCCTCAAGATCTCCTGCTCACACTCCAaactcagggaacttgggcttatTGTGCCAAGTGCTCTTCTATATTTTggctgttttgtgttcattgttttctcctatgtgcagatcttcagggccgTGCTGAGGATCCTCTCGGATCAGGGacagcacaaagccttttccacctgcctccctcacctggctgtggtctctcTGTTTGTCAGCTCTGGCACATTTGCTTACCTGAAGCCCACCTcaatgtcctccccatccctggatctgtcagtgtcagttctgtactcggtggtgcctccagccctgaaccccctcatctacagcctgaggaaccaggagctcaaagGTGCAGTgtggagactgatgactggatgctttcaggaacattaa